TCGACGACTTCTGATAGGAGATTTTTATTACCTGTCATATGTCTGGAGCAACCGATGTCCAAAAACAAGATGGATTCTTCAAAGTTCTTCTTCTTCAGTACCTAAAATCATTGAAATGAGAACTTGGTACCcatttctatttgggtcctgaactgattaaaTCCTTAAGGACCCACACCTGGATTATCTTGAGGTATTTTCCGTTGTGTCCCAAGATGGATGCGGTCAGGTGCATAATCTAGTAATGTGTGtgtaattttctttcttttacaGTTTGTTGTCTTGTCCGTTTGTCATTATCACTCAAGCTGTACCTCTTTTGAACCGGTTGGCCGTTGTAGTATCGGTGGTCTTATTTTCGAGTGATCTCCGGTTGAACTTGGCTTTCTGCGGGACCAATCTGAATCGTTGTGAACGGTTGGATTTGGCCTACGTCTGAGCCATGATCAGTTGGACTTCACACTCTCAAATTCGACATATCCTAGACCACGTCGCCTTCCATAgttctcaaaatttaaattctGATTGATTTGGACTTCAAGCTCGTTATATCCATGTATCGTACTAGATCTGacaaatttaattgattttaaaatttctttctcTAGTAGCGGCTGAGTTTGTGCTTCAGAGGTGCTGCATTTATTGATGTTGTAACCTAGCCTAGTTCTATGTTTCTGCATCTCATGAATCCTTTCGAGGGAAGCAGATGACTTGTTCCATGAGTTGATTGTGTTCAAcaactttttattttcttttaacgtGTCATGGAATAGTCTTCGCAAGTCATCATTCTCAGCCGCTAGCAGACTTAACTTCACTTTCAAACCGTCAACCTCCTTTTGCTGCTAGCAGCTGGAGAGGATTAACTTGTTTTTCAAGTTTTGTTTTTATGCCTTGGCCTCATCGAATTGCTACGATAGTCCTTTAAACTCATTCACCATGTCATGCAGTACCGTTACAAGGTCTGCTCGTGTAAATTCCAGagagtcaaagtcaaataccATTTCTTCGGTCCATTCTGATACTTCATCAGCCATGAGACATTTTACTGCCTCATCGTCGCTGTCACTCGAAGATTCCTCGGAGATGGACCTTTCTGAATCTGAATCGTTCCATTTGGTTTTTACTTCTTCTGCAATTAAAACTCGTTGATCTTCCTTTTTGGTGAATTTTTTATCATCTTTGGACCGTCTCCTACCAGCCGGTCTTTTTTCGTCTTTCTTCGGCCTGTTGCACTCTGCAATGAAATGTCCCTTTTTCCCACAATTAAAACAAGCTTGATCATTATCTGTATGGTCCTTTTTGAAATATGATTTAGCAAACTGATGttgatttttacgcataaatttACCAAATATCTTGACAAATAGGGACATGGCTTCATTGCTCAGTTGCTCGGCTAATTTCTTACTTGTGGACTCTTCGACCGGAAGAGTCACTGTGGTAACTGCCGGGGCCTTGGTTTGTTGAGAAATGAATGGTTATTCTTCAGTTCGTATTCCAAGCTCGAACTCTTACGCTTTACGATCGACAAAGAGATCGTGAAGTTTCAGCTTGTTCAGATCTTTTGATTATCGCATTGCTATTGTCTTCACGTCCCATCTAGGAAGAGCTCTCATTATTGGCAATTTCACGGTTAGAGTATTCTTTACCTAGAGAAATAAGTTCTATAATAATACAACTAAATCGTTCATCAAATTCGGAGAGAGTTTGTCCTGGCTTCATCTTTGTGTTGTCAAACTTTTGGATTGCAACTGccagtttattttctttggtctTGTCGTTTCCTTCACACAATTGTGTGAGTTTCTCCCATATCTCGTTTGTTGTGGAGCAAGTTTTAATCTTGGCAAACATAATCTTATACAGAGTTTTATAAAAGATATCTTTGGCGACATTGTCAAGGTTCGCCTTCTTATTTTCCTCAGCTGTCCATTCAGATCGATGACTTTCCACCATTTGGGGAGCACCTTCAGTTATAGCCACAGCTGGATTGACTTTCAAGATCTTCTTAGtccacatgtcatcgtcttggTCTGCTAAATGTGCCTGCATACGAATTTTCCAGTCATTGTAATCTTCTTTAGAAAACATATGAATCTTGTTAAATGATGACATATTGATTGTAGATATCAACGTTCAAGAAaacctgctctgataccacttgttaggatcgggaAATAGTTTAGAGGGGCtgaataaactctttaaaaatattttgattttcaaatttgttttcaatcgtttttaggcggttgaaattttttcttaaacGATTAGAAATATGAATCACTTGAAAAGTGCGGAAAGCGGttcaaaatttctaattatAGCTTCGACTGGTTGGTTGTCTTGTTGACAAGAAACTATTTGAAATGTAATTACTCGCGGAAAGTAAAGacacatgatttttatggatgttcggagataaaacTCCTATGTCATCCCTTCTTCCTCTTTAGAAAGGATTCCACTAAAATactttggctttacaaactTAATGCGACAACCCACTCCAATTAAGACTTATCACACCGTCTGAtttggaactcttagtgatcactttacaatTCTGGATTTTAAGAACTCTCAGTTCACCAAACAacacaatcaatcaaataaccaaaaggCTACTGATAAAAGAAAACTGTATGTTTTGAGTAACACGAAGTTGATCCTTGAATGATCAGATATCTTTCTGCTAAGTGCGTGCTTGGTGAGCGATGAAGTATATGAACTTTAAGTGCACACAAATCTTCGAGTATGCAAGCTTTAGTAGTATAGCAATCGCGTGGTTGAAAAACTTAATTGATCGAACTCATGTCTGcattcttcaaatttttttttataagctaTCATCCCAACGAATGTTCTTCAGCAAATATTTAATGTTCTCTTTGCTTGTACAGCTTTGAATCTCGTTCCTTTGAAGAGTTGCTGTTGAGCATCTTTTTGTAGAAACTGTTAGCTCCATCAGAGCTTGTAGGGTGTTTAACCAATCTTTCTATTCTGAGAAAGTGACATAAATGCATATCTTTATTAGGACTGGTGCAGGACACGATTGACTTGTAGCGGAGCAAAACCATTAATGTCTTGAGCCGGTCAGAGAATGTCTTTCATTAAGTGAACAATGAATGGCTCTTTCATGAAGCGGTTTGAAGACTTTGAACAGCCTGTTGAAAATCTTCTAACGGTTTAAACTTCTTCAAGCTGTAGGCGATTGTGCTCCAAGCGGTTTTGAAGTGTTCttgttatataaataaattgcgGCTGTTTTCCTAAAACAGTTAGGTGCTGTTTTGATTttgtcaatcaccaaaactttaGGATAGTAATTAAAACGTCTACTTCTTAAAACaatgctagaaatttttttttttaaaaaaaaaacctaaatcttgaaatatacatttttatttaaaaaatatatttataggcATGCACGCAATATCTGCCTCAACTACATAATTTAGAAATAACAGGCATTCAACTACTGGGTAACATGCAAGTCCTGTCAAACCATGactatataaataataaaatgtaagaAAATATCCACGATCTCTTTTCtctcataaacatgatgtgcggaaaagtATAGTCGTCGGGTTAACGTGCGCACATCTAGtcccgcctactcagtctttgACGCCTCCCGTCTCCTCATCtatatgctcacctgcatcaatcatacctagtgagtctaaggactcaacacacctgaattgttataacaagtatatatacataacatgcatcGGTGAAAAGTAAtgtacttaaaataaacttcatgatcttaaaatCGTGAACATAAACGTAACATAAACATGTTCATATcgcatcatatcaacatatatgtgctcaattttctttatttgaattccgttcattagttcTGACTTTTGTATCATCGTACTAGTCGATGGtccatctacgtataatcgTGGTACTCGACGGCTGGGACATCAACGATATTATTACTCATCCactaagccttggccttacatgtcatcgtattattgtatcatcgtatttagtcacaacGAACTctcttccttcaaaacgtgtcatcatattcatcacttacaaaaatcatgcatatacgtaaaaattttttaaaatcaagcatgcaacgtaattttcatatttccataaaaGGTCATGTTCATGATAGCATATGCATTAAAAACATGTGATTTTGTGATCAGGGCtctgccaggactgctaactcgacccaGATGCAAAATGACCAATTTTCCCATGTAAActctaattgaccattttacccctggacctcaaaatttcgacccgaaacCAACCAAACACCTCAaagcatatttataataatttcctagacgtaaactcgagttCGTTTCATAAattatacgattcgttttaaaacatgGACCGGGATcctggttttaacccgaatcaacccgaaacttaaccaagcCTTTGAACCTTTCCTAGACCGACCAAACCACGCACATAGCCCCATGCACGCGGTAGCATGTTCTCTCCCTTAATTCATCAAAGTCGAGCCCTAATCACCATTATCGACCTCGATCTCCTCCTAGCCCAAAACCAGACGTGCATGAGATGCTCTAGGCcgtgactcagacccaccacgGTCTACTCCCGTCCAGAGAGCGTCCTTTACACCGCTGCCCTCATCGTAACACTCGATCGAGCCCCCAACCTAACCCAACCACGAAGGCCCGATCAGACACCTACCAAGGCATGAACCGACCTCAAGCTCGACACCTATAACACCTAAAACCTGCCATGAAACCTCTATCGAACCCCTGATCTGGCAGCAACCCCTCAACCGAATAGGGACATGATGTTCATGAAAGCAAAAACCGAGTTCATGGAGAAACATATGCAAAAACCGATATAAAACGTTAGTCCCGACATAGAACATGCATAATCCATTCAAAATACGTATTATGGTGTGAAAGAcgagaaaacaaaagaaatcgGGCGTGCCTTTGCATGTTAACGCTCGAAAACTCAACCATAAACGCGTAGAACGAGCACCGGAGAGACGGGGAAGGAGTTCTTGAAAAACTTTGAAGGATTCTCGAATGGCTGTTGAAGTTTGGACGAAAAATGGCTGCTGATGTGAGGGAGGGGCGGTCGAGAGCTTGGGGGTAGGGTTTAGTTTGAGTTTAagttaataatataatacattAATGGGctctttaataataattaaaggaGTTTAAAAAAGTTTTAGGCTCATTATGCAATAAAAACAAACCTGTCAAACCCAATAACAcccccgaaaaatatttcgtttaattacatttttgaaaatattgttcgaaccctcaaaaagtccttcgATTCGGTGAAATTTGCGTACTAGTTAAAAATATGATCaggcgagtaaaaatacccaaccaatgtcctttttcgaaattctcccttaattacaccatatattaaataattaaagatagttatttaataaatatatttttcctaaatatccacgtctccgttcctcgttcaaGCACGAATTACAACTTAAAACCATAATTCATAAAACGTTGAATAAACCATGAACTAACTCACATATCCATgcaataaacatgcattaaatacataaatataattaaacacatattttaaataaataccctagattgcatgcagtcatgTTTCTTTGTCCAATTTCTTAGACCTTACTGtaataatttcttaacaatATTGGATCAGAAGAATAAAGAGCTTCGCAACAAAAAGATTCAGCTGGTAAAAGTGCTATGGCGTAATCAATGTCAGCAAGTTGTCGCCGAAAATATCCTTTTCTGGAAGCTACAAActtatgaaaataatttcaaaaatacccATTTTGGGTACGAGCGGAtgagattttcaaaaaacaTTCAACATTAAAGTTGTAGAACGCTCCACGGTGGTTTCACCCTATAAATATTGGCCACGCGTGGTGGCTTGGGAACACCCATGCGCCACATCGTTTTTAAAAACCAACCATGGCCGAATATTTCTACACTAATTTTAGGctttgaattcaaatttcaGAGTTTTTCAATTAGtatacgattttttttttttgaaaactaaagTTCTATCACTTGTTTTTTGAAAGATTTAGAAACTATTTTGATTTTTACATTTTACTATCATACACATTGTCTCTGGatataaatataaactaaaaGTTCTTCACCAGGATGTCTAGTACACCAAAGTTCCGACCGATGAATGGAAACATTCACGGAAGCCAAATTTTTTCTAGCAAATCAACACCcttgaaatttcgaaaaattttctaaacaaaaATTTTTACTCAGTAACATACacctactttaaaatttttgtattttttggaTATGATTtcgaattattatgatttttcttgtaaaatattgtataatatCAAACTCAATTTTGACCAAAAGTTTAAACATTAGGGCAGTCAAATATCTTGTAGCCTTACTAATATATATAACatcacaaaaataattattctagGGATTATTGAAGCAACCAGAGTAAGAAAGCAA
This window of the Primulina huaijiensis isolate GDHJ02 chromosome 3, ASM1229523v2, whole genome shotgun sequence genome carries:
- the LOC140972676 gene encoding uncharacterized protein, which translates into the protein MSSFNKIHMFSKEDYNDWKIRMQAHLADQDDDMWTKKILKVNPAVAITEGAPQMVESHRSEWTAEENKKANLDNVAKDIFYKTLYKIMFAKIKTCSTTNEIWEKLTQLCEGNDKTKENKLAVAIQKFDNTKMKPGQTLSEFDERFSCIIIELISLGKEYSNREIANNESSS